A window of Aerococcus urinae contains these coding sequences:
- a CDS encoding RDD family protein, producing MFGKKKKTDDKQNIDISALNDELYQGSLENKSVPGEGYKTTCFPSYSESVDQLPRQVYGGFWQRLLAYCLDYLFIKALVSILLALASLFLSRDLLEQGDLVNFLAVNFIWVLYFTLSTYLLNGQSLGKFFCRLRVVKADESRLSLGTCLIREGLGKVILRQFPILALVIVFTPKRENFIDFFTDTRVLSLSQMDLINYPSPSKG from the coding sequence ATGTTTGGTAAAAAGAAAAAAACAGATGATAAGCAAAATATTGATATTTCTGCTTTAAATGATGAACTTTACCAAGGTAGCTTAGAAAATAAATCGGTTCCAGGAGAGGGCTATAAGACCACTTGTTTTCCTAGTTATTCTGAGTCAGTTGACCAATTGCCCCGCCAGGTTTATGGAGGTTTTTGGCAACGTTTATTGGCCTATTGCTTAGATTATCTATTTATTAAAGCCTTAGTAAGTATCCTTTTAGCACTTGCTAGTCTATTTTTAAGTAGAGACTTACTTGAACAAGGCGATTTAGTGAATTTCCTAGCGGTTAATTTTATCTGGGTTTTATACTTTACCTTGTCGACTTATCTCCTTAATGGACAAAGTTTAGGGAAATTTTTCTGTCGCTTAAGGGTTGTTAAGGCTGATGAAAGTCGCTTATCATTGGGAACCTGTCTGATACGTGAAGGTTTAGGAAAAGTCATTTTGCGCCAGTTCCCAATTTTAGCCCTAGTTATTGTTTTCACGCCTAAACGCGAAAACTTTATCGACTTTTTTACCGACACACGGGTGCTTTCGCTCAGCCAAATGGACTTAATTAATTATCCCAGTCCCTCCAAAGGGTAA